A single genomic interval of Arthrobacter methylotrophus harbors:
- the hxlA gene encoding 3-hexulose-6-phosphate synthase — protein MKLQVAVDLLTTEDALELAGKVAEYVDIIELGTPLIKAAGLAVVTAVKEAHPDKIVFADMKTMDAGELEADIAFKAGADLVTVLGSADDSTIAGAVKAAKAHNKGIVVDLIGVADKVSRAKEVRALGAKFVEMHAGLDEQAQPGYDLNGLLSAGAEARVPFSVAGGVNLSTIAAVQQAGADVAVAGGAIYGAADPALAAKALRAAIV, from the coding sequence ATGAAACTCCAAGTTGCCGTGGACCTCCTCACGACCGAAGACGCTCTCGAACTGGCCGGCAAGGTTGCCGAGTACGTGGACATCATTGAGTTGGGTACCCCGTTGATCAAGGCTGCCGGGCTTGCTGTCGTCACTGCTGTGAAGGAAGCCCACCCGGACAAGATCGTTTTCGCTGACATGAAGACCATGGACGCGGGGGAGCTTGAAGCCGATATCGCTTTCAAGGCCGGCGCGGACCTGGTTACGGTGCTGGGTAGCGCTGATGACTCCACCATTGCCGGTGCGGTCAAGGCAGCCAAGGCCCACAACAAGGGCATCGTGGTTGACCTTATCGGTGTGGCCGACAAGGTTAGCCGTGCGAAGGAAGTCCGTGCGCTGGGTGCGAAGTTCGTCGAGATGCACGCGGGCCTGGACGAGCAGGCTCAGCCCGGTTACGACCTGAACGGTCTGCTCAGTGCCGGAGCCGAAGCGCGTGTTCCGTTCTCCGTGGCCGGTGGCGTGAACCTGTCCACCATCGCCGCCGTGCAGCAGGCCGGCGCTGATGTCGCCGTCGCCGGTGGCGCGATCTACGGTGCGGCCGACCCGGCCCTGGCAGCCAAGGCACTGCGCGCCGCGATCGTCTAG
- a CDS encoding FadR/GntR family transcriptional regulator, which translates to MASQTSFQSQIYRSLPEIERADAIVERISKAIGLGLLKVGERLPPEATLSDMFGVGGATLREALAELREQGVVETRRGRSGGTFVVNQPPAQTDTIRDWFLSTSISEIRDIGDEHSAISATTVRLACERAEAHDVDRLQELARALVLAATPEARAPADSRFHIELAVAAQSPRLANAEIRLQEETVQQLWTPLTVAFDPELATAEHLELVRAIAQDQPEKAQKLILEHIKRNIFHLIDTKLTLSYAASSQGGQ; encoded by the coding sequence TTGGCCTCGCAAACCTCTTTCCAGTCGCAGATATACCGCTCCCTGCCGGAAATCGAGAGGGCCGACGCGATAGTCGAAAGGATTTCCAAGGCGATCGGGCTAGGTCTGCTCAAAGTAGGTGAACGGCTGCCCCCCGAAGCGACACTCTCTGACATGTTCGGAGTTGGCGGCGCCACCCTTCGCGAAGCTTTGGCGGAGCTTCGCGAACAGGGTGTCGTCGAGACCCGGAGAGGCCGCAGTGGAGGAACCTTCGTCGTGAACCAGCCTCCAGCCCAGACCGACACCATACGGGATTGGTTTCTTTCGACATCTATTTCGGAAATACGCGACATTGGAGACGAGCATTCCGCTATTTCCGCCACGACCGTCCGTCTGGCATGCGAGCGCGCGGAAGCACACGACGTCGATCGTCTTCAGGAACTTGCGCGAGCATTGGTTCTGGCCGCGACTCCGGAAGCGCGAGCACCTGCTGACAGCCGCTTCCACATTGAGTTGGCCGTAGCCGCGCAATCACCGAGGCTTGCGAATGCCGAAATCCGGCTTCAGGAAGAAACAGTTCAACAGCTCTGGACCCCACTCACTGTGGCATTTGATCCGGAGTTGGCAACCGCCGAACATTTGGAATTGGTCCGGGCAATAGCCCAGGACCAACCCGAGAAAGCCCAGAAACTGATACTTGAGCACATCAAGCGGAATATCTTCCACCTCATCGACACGAAACTCACCCTGAGTTACGCTGCATCAAGTCAGGGTGGCCAATGA
- the speB gene encoding agmatinase, with the protein MNTTPDEPSKVEGFDRRSLQGVANLDLLAEIPTDVHEKSSARSLKLGLEAADSIEDRTITTFSRGPQPAFAGIKTFLKAPYCEDISEVDQFDVAFLGIPFDTGTTYRPGTRFGPQSVRNISALYDGYNLDLAVDLQQEISMCDAGDVFVIPGNIEKTFDQIDKAVSYIMQKGTFPVIVGGDHSIGYPTVRGIAKNFDGNIGIVHFDRHIDIMEKDMDERMHTTHYYHATNIPNVRPENLVQIGIGGWYGARHGLKVARERDTTVITIGDLENMGIDKAVEAALEIAWKGCDAVYLSFDIDVVDGGIAPGTGSPEPGGLIPREALKALRQVAAEGIIGMEVVEISPPYDTSESTAQLGCRAILDVLGTMVKTEQIGSRSAKGKRPGTQGIHGEPLGGWDPKSILDPEATRRG; encoded by the coding sequence ATGAACACAACCCCCGATGAACCGTCGAAAGTTGAAGGGTTCGACCGCCGCTCCCTTCAAGGAGTAGCCAACCTTGATCTCTTGGCAGAGATTCCGACAGACGTTCATGAGAAATCGAGCGCCCGCAGCCTCAAATTAGGACTTGAAGCAGCCGATTCGATCGAAGATCGTACTATTACCACTTTTAGCAGGGGACCGCAACCAGCCTTTGCGGGTATCAAGACCTTTCTCAAAGCTCCCTATTGCGAAGACATCTCTGAGGTTGACCAGTTCGACGTGGCATTTTTGGGGATCCCCTTCGACACCGGAACGACATATCGTCCGGGAACCCGATTCGGACCCCAGTCCGTGAGAAACATTTCCGCCTTGTATGACGGATATAACCTTGACCTTGCAGTAGATCTACAACAAGAAATTAGCATGTGTGATGCTGGGGACGTTTTCGTTATCCCAGGCAACATTGAAAAGACCTTTGATCAGATCGACAAAGCGGTCTCGTACATCATGCAAAAGGGAACATTTCCGGTAATTGTCGGTGGTGATCACTCCATTGGATACCCTACTGTTAGGGGTATCGCGAAGAATTTTGACGGCAACATTGGCATCGTTCATTTTGATCGGCACATCGATATCATGGAAAAAGATATGGATGAACGCATGCACACCACTCATTATTACCATGCCACCAATATTCCGAACGTACGGCCCGAAAACTTGGTCCAGATAGGCATTGGTGGATGGTACGGCGCGCGCCACGGACTCAAAGTGGCAAGGGAACGCGACACAACAGTAATTACGATCGGTGACCTCGAGAATATGGGAATCGACAAGGCCGTTGAGGCGGCCCTGGAAATTGCTTGGAAGGGTTGCGACGCCGTCTATCTTTCTTTCGACATCGATGTCGTCGATGGCGGAATCGCTCCCGGTACAGGCTCTCCGGAACCAGGTGGCCTCATTCCCCGCGAAGCGCTCAAAGCCTTGCGGCAGGTGGCCGCAGAGGGGATTATCGGCATGGAAGTCGTCGAAATCTCGCCTCCGTACGATACATCCGAGTCGACAGCGCAACTCGGATGCAGGGCGATCCTGGACGTTCTTGGAACCATGGTAAAGACTGAGCAGATCGGCTCCCGTTCCGCTAAAGGCAAGCGACCCGGAACCCAGGGCATTCACGGCGAGCCACTCGGCGGTTGGGATCCGAAGAGCATTCTCGACCCAGAGGCCACCCGACGTGGGTAA
- the hxlB gene encoding 6-phospho-3-hexuloisomerase — protein sequence MNPTANATRAVYSTTSDIVRNLALVRDEVADTAAKIDVQELAGLAGHLGQPGRVFVAGAGRSGLVLRMAGMRLMHLGLTVHIAGDTTTPAIASGDLLLVASGSGTTSGVVKSAETAAKAGARIAAFTTNRESPLAGLADALVIIPAAQKTDHGSSVSRQYSGSLFEQVLFLATEALFQSLWENADEPAEQLWLRHANLE from the coding sequence GTGAATCCGACAGCTAACGCGACGCGTGCGGTGTATAGCACTACGAGTGATATTGTGCGTAATTTGGCGCTTGTCAGGGATGAGGTCGCGGACACGGCGGCCAAGATTGATGTGCAGGAGTTGGCTGGTCTTGCGGGGCATCTTGGCCAGCCGGGCCGGGTGTTCGTCGCCGGGGCGGGCCGGAGCGGTCTGGTGTTGCGCATGGCCGGGATGAGGCTGATGCATTTGGGTTTGACGGTCCATATTGCCGGGGATACCACTACTCCGGCAATCGCGTCCGGGGACCTGCTCTTGGTGGCTTCGGGGTCGGGAACGACCTCGGGTGTGGTCAAGTCCGCGGAAACCGCGGCGAAGGCCGGGGCGCGTATTGCCGCGTTCACCACCAATCGGGAATCGCCGCTGGCCGGGCTGGCCGACGCGTTGGTGATCATTCCCGCCGCGCAGAAGACCGATCACGGTTCGAGTGTTTCGCGCCAGTACTCCGGTTCCCTGTTCGAGCAGGTGTTGTTCCTGGCTACCGAGGCTTTGTTCCAGTCGCTGTGGGAAAACGCCGACGAACCGGCTGAACAGCTGTGGCTCAGGCACGCCAACCTCGAATAA
- a CDS encoding IclR family transcriptional regulator: MNYRPTRSKPSTASNPLRILEIVARFGTGTTAKEITDALQMPPATAYRVLNALVADEYLARTSDLRGFALGHAISGLITAATPPTVTTAARAVIAEFRHGNRFAVHLIMFRNGSLRIADEDPDYPLQPAFEMLRYPHASAAGKLMLAELGDSTSPPRGEPLMKLTQHTITDRGQLEEQLAEIRFTGEASEINELAQGTASLALPVRLPDGSVGAAFCLSGPSERFPAICEHAEAARELSSRLAPLLF, encoded by the coding sequence ATGAACTACAGGCCCACACGTTCCAAGCCCAGCACAGCATCAAACCCGCTCAGGATTCTGGAGATCGTGGCACGGTTCGGCACCGGGACTACCGCGAAAGAGATCACTGATGCTCTGCAAATGCCCCCGGCGACCGCCTACCGGGTTTTGAATGCGCTCGTCGCGGACGAATACCTGGCCCGCACCTCCGACCTCCGCGGATTCGCACTCGGACACGCAATTTCAGGCCTGATTACGGCTGCGACCCCGCCCACCGTTACCACGGCGGCCCGCGCCGTCATAGCTGAATTCCGCCATGGAAACCGCTTCGCAGTGCACCTCATCATGTTCCGGAACGGTTCCCTCAGAATCGCAGATGAAGATCCGGATTACCCGCTCCAACCAGCATTCGAAATGCTCCGGTATCCACACGCTTCCGCCGCAGGGAAACTGATGCTCGCTGAACTCGGCGATTCGACCTCCCCTCCCCGGGGGGAGCCATTGATGAAGCTGACGCAGCACACGATCACAGACAGGGGGCAACTGGAAGAGCAACTCGCGGAAATACGGTTCACAGGCGAGGCATCGGAAATCAACGAATTAGCACAGGGAACCGCCAGCCTGGCACTTCCAGTGAGACTGCCGGACGGGTCGGTCGGCGCAGCCTTCTGCCTCTCGGGCCCCTCGGAACGGTTCCCTGCTATCTGTGAACATGCGGAAGCGGCCCGCGAACTGTCGTCTCGACTAGCACCTCTCCTGTTCTGA
- a CDS encoding cache domain-containing protein, whose product MNTDYEVAHAANVLSAWINGVSTETTELVRNVASLLEQNLAGKSKVDKAARVGLEEVAREFLARNSFAVGAGTFFAAESVEAGGRAFEWWFRKNSDGMERLDADRTPGSDRYYDYEKLPFFSTAASTGEQTLWGPYLDYLGFEEYILSFTEPFFVHGNFTGVAGCDIRIKDLEPLIMPNLRAIPRDAALINASNRVILGNSGKYLVGERIKSGAPNQHRVALDVPHLGLSLLYTT is encoded by the coding sequence ATGAACACCGACTATGAAGTCGCACATGCTGCTAATGTCCTCAGTGCGTGGATAAACGGCGTCTCGACGGAGACCACGGAACTCGTCAGGAACGTTGCCTCGCTCCTTGAGCAGAATCTCGCCGGCAAGTCCAAAGTCGATAAGGCTGCACGGGTAGGACTCGAAGAAGTCGCGCGGGAGTTTTTGGCGAGGAACTCTTTTGCTGTGGGCGCCGGGACATTTTTCGCCGCGGAATCCGTTGAGGCGGGTGGCAGAGCCTTCGAATGGTGGTTCCGCAAGAACTCCGATGGCATGGAAAGGCTGGACGCTGACCGGACCCCGGGCAGTGACCGATATTACGACTATGAGAAGCTACCGTTCTTCTCGACCGCAGCTTCCACAGGTGAGCAGACTCTCTGGGGCCCGTATCTGGACTATCTCGGCTTCGAGGAATACATTCTCTCGTTCACGGAACCGTTTTTCGTCCATGGAAACTTCACAGGGGTTGCGGGATGCGACATTCGGATCAAGGACTTAGAACCCCTCATCATGCCAAACTTGCGCGCGATCCCAAGGGATGCCGCCCTCATCAACGCCAGCAACCGCGTCATTCTCGGCAACTCCGGGAAGTACCTGGTGGGCGAGCGGATCAAGTCTGGAGCTCCAAACCAGCACAGAGTGGCTCTGGACGTTCCCCACTTGGGACTCTCGCTGCTGTACACCACGTAG
- a CDS encoding APC family permease → MSARGDRFITPRSPVEGLRRRKLSFLPVFAQAVAGVAPAGAMSVIPALVFPGLVFGSTGPNLVLTFGAAMAVMVLVSFCLRPMAKRMAAVSGLYSYTAKGLGQRTAITAGWSAMFGYGLVAMASLLLVGIYVSQLFLNLGLPVGNPKVFAVLVILAAAAAACLLMVRGIRISAWFTLLMESVSIGVLAVLMIVYFAVNAPKVSLGSVLAWNGNFDSLPIGIVVAISAFVGFESPTTLGGEAHRPFVTVPRAITWTPILMGVLCLIAVTAQDVALKGAPVNIAASSTPLSALFSQTSPVSAAVLDLGIAASWFACAIASVNALARIFFCMGREGVAPRMVGRTHPVFRTPSMAIMVVMPVVALVPIAVVISDASPDQSLVNLFMLGAYGYLGSYLLASASLPFFLRRIGENTYASWILGAATSLTLGAVFWTAAAVSIHTGSLQAVIYGGVLLASILYALFLRVRLPGRLASVGIYDETRELDLFQGGPTP, encoded by the coding sequence GTGTCTGCCCGCGGTGACCGCTTCATTACTCCCCGCTCCCCGGTAGAGGGCCTGAGGCGCCGTAAGCTTTCCTTCTTGCCCGTCTTCGCGCAGGCCGTAGCCGGGGTGGCGCCGGCGGGTGCAATGTCCGTCATTCCGGCTCTTGTGTTTCCGGGTCTTGTCTTTGGATCAACCGGACCGAACCTTGTGCTGACATTCGGGGCGGCCATGGCGGTCATGGTCCTGGTTTCCTTCTGTCTGAGACCGATGGCAAAGCGCATGGCTGCCGTCAGCGGCCTCTACAGCTACACAGCCAAGGGACTTGGCCAACGGACGGCAATCACCGCTGGCTGGTCGGCCATGTTCGGTTACGGCCTCGTTGCCATGGCCAGCTTGCTGCTTGTGGGCATATATGTCAGTCAGTTATTCCTCAATCTCGGACTCCCCGTCGGGAATCCGAAGGTGTTCGCAGTGCTGGTCATTCTTGCCGCCGCTGCCGCCGCCTGCCTCCTCATGGTGAGGGGGATCCGAATATCGGCGTGGTTCACGCTGTTGATGGAGTCCGTTTCGATCGGAGTCCTCGCCGTCCTCATGATTGTCTACTTCGCCGTCAACGCGCCGAAGGTCAGTCTCGGGAGCGTGCTTGCCTGGAACGGAAATTTTGACTCGTTACCGATCGGAATCGTCGTGGCCATAAGCGCCTTCGTCGGTTTCGAAAGCCCGACCACTCTGGGAGGCGAGGCTCACCGCCCCTTCGTCACCGTCCCACGGGCCATCACGTGGACCCCCATCCTGATGGGCGTGCTTTGTCTTATTGCGGTGACCGCCCAGGACGTCGCCCTTAAAGGGGCACCAGTGAACATCGCAGCCAGCTCAACTCCGTTGTCAGCCCTTTTTTCACAGACTTCTCCGGTATCCGCTGCAGTCCTTGACCTGGGAATCGCAGCGTCGTGGTTTGCGTGTGCGATCGCCTCCGTGAATGCCCTCGCCCGGATATTTTTCTGTATGGGCAGAGAAGGCGTTGCACCACGAATGGTCGGGCGGACCCATCCCGTCTTTCGAACTCCTTCAATGGCAATCATGGTCGTCATGCCGGTGGTTGCCCTCGTTCCCATCGCGGTGGTCATCTCCGATGCCAGTCCTGATCAGAGCCTCGTAAACCTCTTCATGCTGGGCGCCTACGGATATTTGGGTTCCTATTTGCTTGCCAGCGCTTCCCTGCCCTTCTTCCTGCGCCGGATAGGAGAGAACACCTACGCCAGTTGGATACTGGGAGCCGCAACCTCCCTGACGCTCGGGGCAGTGTTCTGGACGGCTGCGGCGGTATCAATTCACACAGGTAGCCTGCAGGCCGTCATCTACGGCGGTGTCCTCCTCGCCAGCATCCTTTATGCGCTGTTTCTGCGCGTTCGCTTGCCTGGGCGTCTGGCGTCCGTCGGTATCTACGACGAGACGCGGGAATTGGACTTGTTTCAAGGCGGGCCCACCCCATGA
- the zwf gene encoding glucose-6-phosphate dehydrogenase, which translates to MSVTYLDAGVRSGHNPLRDPRDRRLNRIAGPSSLVLFGVTGDLARKKLLPAVYDLANRGLLPPSFTLVGFARQNRENEDFAAGLKEAVKAYSRTPFDEVVWGQLAEGIRFVQGEFDDDDAFRRLAETLDELDETRGTRGNHAFYLSIPPKAFEQVCRQLSRHGLARAGDGQWRRVVIEKPFGHDLESARQLNDIVESVFPPDAVFRIDHYLGKETVQNILALRFANQLFEPLWNANYVDHVQITMAEDIGTGGRAGYYDGVGAARDVIQNHLLQLLALTAMEEPISFNADDLRAEKEKVLAAVRLPEDLSTHSARGQFTGGWQGGELVQGYLDEDGIPADSKTETFAAIRLDIHTRRWAGAPFYLRAGKRLGRRVTEIAVVFKRAPNLLFRGHGEDDFGQNAVVIRVQPDEGATIRFGSKVPGTQMEVRDVTMDFGYGHSFTESSPEAYERLILDVLLGEPPLFPRHAEVEESWKILDPFEDYWASLDEQPEPYAPGSWGPASADELLARDGRTWRRP; encoded by the coding sequence ATGTCTGTTACTTACCTTGATGCGGGTGTCAGGTCCGGGCATAACCCCCTCCGGGACCCGAGGGACCGCCGTCTGAACCGCATCGCCGGGCCGTCATCGCTGGTGCTCTTCGGAGTCACCGGTGATCTTGCCCGTAAGAAACTCCTGCCCGCCGTGTACGACCTCGCCAACCGGGGGCTGTTGCCGCCAAGCTTCACGCTGGTCGGATTCGCCCGGCAGAACCGGGAGAATGAGGATTTTGCGGCTGGGCTAAAGGAAGCCGTCAAAGCGTATTCCCGGACGCCGTTTGATGAGGTGGTGTGGGGCCAGCTTGCCGAGGGTATCCGTTTCGTGCAGGGGGAGTTCGACGACGACGACGCTTTTAGGCGGCTTGCCGAGACTCTGGATGAGCTGGATGAGACCCGCGGGACGCGGGGGAATCATGCGTTCTATCTCTCGATTCCGCCCAAGGCCTTCGAGCAGGTCTGCCGGCAGCTTTCCCGCCACGGTCTGGCGCGGGCCGGGGACGGGCAGTGGCGGCGGGTGGTGATCGAGAAGCCCTTCGGTCATGACCTGGAATCCGCCCGGCAGCTGAACGATATTGTGGAGTCCGTGTTCCCGCCGGACGCGGTGTTCCGCATCGATCATTACCTGGGCAAGGAAACGGTGCAGAACATCCTGGCGCTGCGTTTCGCGAACCAGCTCTTCGAGCCGCTCTGGAACGCGAACTATGTGGACCATGTCCAGATCACGATGGCCGAGGACATCGGCACGGGGGGCCGTGCAGGGTATTACGACGGCGTCGGGGCGGCACGGGACGTGATCCAGAACCACCTTTTGCAGTTGCTCGCGTTGACGGCCATGGAAGAGCCGATTTCCTTCAACGCCGATGACCTGCGGGCCGAGAAGGAAAAGGTCCTGGCCGCGGTCAGGCTGCCCGAGGACCTGTCCACCCACTCGGCCCGGGGCCAGTTCACCGGCGGCTGGCAAGGCGGGGAACTGGTCCAGGGGTATTTGGACGAGGACGGCATCCCGGCCGATTCGAAGACCGAAACCTTCGCCGCGATCCGCCTGGATATCCATACCCGGCGCTGGGCCGGGGCACCGTTTTACCTGCGTGCCGGTAAACGCCTCGGGCGCCGGGTCACGGAGATCGCCGTGGTGTTCAAACGCGCACCGAACCTGCTCTTCCGCGGGCACGGGGAGGATGACTTCGGTCAGAACGCCGTGGTGATCCGGGTCCAGCCCGACGAGGGCGCCACGATCCGGTTCGGGTCCAAGGTCCCGGGCACGCAGATGGAAGTCCGCGACGTGACCATGGACTTCGGCTACGGGCACTCCTTCACCGAGTCCAGCCCCGAAGCGTACGAACGGCTCATCCTGGACGTGCTCCTGGGCGAACCCCCGCTGTTCCCGCGGCACGCCGAAGTCGAGGAGTCCTGGAAGATCCTTGACCCGTTCGAGGACTACTGGGCATCCCTGGACGAACAGCCCGAACCCTACGCTCCCGGCAGCTGGGGCCCGGCCTCGGCCGATGAGCTGCTTGCCCGCGACGGACGAACCTGGAGAAGGCCATGA
- a CDS encoding purine-cytosine permease family protein: MTIHNRSNPAARTEVPRLEDKTIQPIPLNERHGTARDLFTIWFGSNIMIMTMVTGGLATTVFGLGFVPAIVGIILGNAVGAIFMALHAAQGPQLGVAQMIQTRGQFGSYGALLIVVLVVVMYLGFFAANLVFGGEALAAVSPGISDDAGIVVIGVVSVVATIFGYRIIHAYARFLSIVAGLALVLAFVWILFVHGLPSTFLSEGNFTWAGFMGTVSVAALWQLAYAPYVSDYSRYLPQGTGSTPAFWASYSGCVLGSLFPMILGALVGTLAVTMGADAANVQIPGSMGALLQPWTMVVMGIFCLGVAAQNSINLYCGVLCSLTIGQTFKPSWLPRAKTRSVAAILLFTVALMVSLFARDNFILFYTNFLSFLMYVLVPWTAINLVDYYLLRHGDYKVEDFFKRDGGVYGRFNWVAIGAYLAGALIQVPFSATAVYTGPVAAAMGGVDISWIVGLGVVSPLYYVAARVFRKKPVTSSLEALSLESDLV, encoded by the coding sequence ATGACAATACACAACCGAAGCAATCCCGCTGCCCGGACCGAAGTGCCCCGGCTCGAGGACAAGACCATCCAGCCAATCCCGCTGAACGAACGCCATGGAACGGCCCGGGATCTCTTTACCATCTGGTTTGGCTCCAACATCATGATCATGACCATGGTGACCGGCGGCCTCGCCACCACCGTGTTCGGGCTCGGCTTTGTGCCCGCCATCGTCGGAATCATCCTTGGAAACGCCGTCGGTGCCATCTTCATGGCCCTGCACGCGGCCCAGGGACCGCAGCTGGGTGTGGCGCAGATGATCCAGACCCGCGGCCAGTTCGGTTCCTACGGGGCGTTGCTGATCGTCGTGCTCGTGGTGGTCATGTACCTCGGGTTTTTCGCCGCGAACCTCGTCTTCGGCGGCGAAGCGCTAGCCGCAGTCAGCCCGGGCATCAGTGATGATGCGGGCATCGTTGTCATTGGGGTGGTGAGTGTTGTTGCCACGATTTTCGGCTACCGAATCATCCACGCCTATGCACGCTTCTTGAGCATCGTGGCCGGGTTGGCGCTGGTCCTGGCCTTCGTCTGGATCCTTTTTGTCCACGGATTGCCCTCCACCTTCCTTAGCGAGGGCAACTTTACCTGGGCTGGCTTCATGGGCACCGTCTCCGTTGCCGCCCTCTGGCAACTCGCGTACGCTCCGTACGTTTCGGACTACTCCCGCTATTTGCCTCAAGGCACCGGCTCGACTCCGGCTTTCTGGGCATCCTATTCCGGTTGCGTCTTGGGATCGCTCTTCCCGATGATCCTCGGCGCCTTGGTGGGAACTCTCGCGGTCACTATGGGGGCCGACGCAGCCAACGTCCAGATCCCAGGCAGCATGGGCGCCTTGCTCCAGCCATGGACCATGGTAGTCATGGGGATCTTTTGCCTCGGAGTCGCAGCGCAAAATTCCATTAATCTCTACTGCGGAGTCTTGTGCAGCCTCACGATTGGGCAGACGTTCAAGCCGAGCTGGTTGCCTCGCGCCAAGACCCGAAGCGTTGCGGCAATTCTCCTGTTCACCGTCGCTCTCATGGTCTCGCTTTTCGCACGCGACAACTTCATCCTCTTCTACACGAACTTCCTCTCCTTCCTGATGTACGTACTGGTCCCTTGGACAGCCATCAACCTGGTGGACTACTACCTCCTCCGGCACGGCGACTACAAGGTTGAAGACTTCTTCAAGCGCGACGGCGGAGTCTACGGGAGGTTCAACTGGGTTGCGATCGGTGCCTACCTGGCCGGCGCCCTCATCCAGGTTCCGTTCTCGGCAACGGCGGTCTACACCGGACCCGTCGCGGCAGCCATGGGCGGAGTGGACATCTCCTGGATCGTCGGGCTGGGCGTGGTGTCACCGCTCTACTACGTCGCGGCACGGGTGTTCCGGAAGAAGCCAGTGACATCGTCCCTCGAGGCCCTTTCACTCGAAAGCGACCTGGTCTGA
- a CDS encoding glucose-6-phosphate dehydrogenase assembly protein OpcA, translating into MIVDLPDTTTSKISKKITSLREQGGVIALGRVLTLVVVTTSGLEEEAIEAANDASREHPCRIIVLADAGAQAPTRLDAQIRVGGDAGASEVIVLRGYGELAKESESLVAALLLPDAPIVAWWPNGAPENACETSIGRIAHRRITDSANEPDPAAALARIRETYRAGDTDLAWTRLSNWRIQLAAALDQVDAWSVTAIEVEGASDSPSTMLLAAWLHRALDAPVTIVADPTNHGIRGVRLSLASGDIRLHRPGLTIAELTQPGQPAQRISLPHRSLRDCLAEELRRLHPDDVFGETIRSLDTSKQHQENRITLTGSTEPRSNHDQLTLIAV; encoded by the coding sequence ATGATCGTAGACCTGCCGGACACCACCACCTCCAAGATCTCCAAGAAGATCACCTCCCTGCGCGAGCAAGGAGGCGTGATCGCCCTCGGACGCGTCCTGACCCTGGTGGTCGTGACCACATCCGGGCTGGAAGAAGAAGCCATCGAGGCAGCCAACGACGCCAGCCGCGAACACCCCTGCCGCATCATCGTCCTCGCGGACGCCGGCGCCCAGGCACCGACCCGCCTCGACGCCCAGATCCGGGTCGGCGGGGACGCCGGGGCCTCGGAAGTCATCGTGCTGCGCGGCTACGGGGAACTCGCCAAGGAAAGCGAATCCCTCGTCGCGGCCCTGCTCCTGCCCGACGCACCCATCGTGGCCTGGTGGCCGAACGGCGCCCCCGAGAACGCCTGCGAGACCTCCATCGGACGCATCGCGCACCGCCGGATCACCGACTCCGCCAACGAACCCGACCCCGCAGCAGCACTGGCCCGGATCCGGGAAACCTACCGGGCAGGAGACACCGACCTCGCCTGGACACGCCTGAGCAACTGGCGCATCCAACTCGCCGCCGCCCTGGACCAAGTAGATGCATGGTCCGTCACGGCGATCGAGGTCGAGGGCGCCTCCGATTCACCCAGCACCATGCTGCTGGCCGCCTGGCTCCACCGGGCCCTGGACGCCCCCGTCACGATCGTCGCGGACCCCACCAACCACGGGATCAGAGGCGTCCGCCTGTCCCTGGCCTCCGGCGACATCCGGCTGCACCGCCCAGGCCTGACCATCGCCGAACTCACCCAACCAGGCCAGCCCGCCCAACGGATCTCCCTCCCACACCGCAGCCTGCGGGACTGCCTCGCCGAAGAACTACGCCGCCTCCACCCCGACGACGTCTTCGGCGAAACCATACGCAGCCTAGACACTTCAAAACAGCACCAAGAAAACCGCATAACACTGACCGGCAGCACGGAACCACGCAGCAACCACGACCAATTGACACTGATCGCCGTCTAA